The DNA window GTCCCACGGGATCATGTGTCCGGCGTTCTCGACCTCGACGATGGCGATCTCCGGCTGCAGCGCGCGGATCTCCGCCCGGTCTTCGGGCTGAATGACGCCGCCTTTGCCCGCGGCGATCAGCAGCGTCGGCAGGGTCAGCAGCGGGTAGTCGCGGTGGCTGTCCACCTGATGAAAATCGTCGTAGGCGCGTTGGATCGCCGGCTCATAGCAGGTGTGCAACCACTCGGCTCGCAGCCGGCGCTGCTCTTCGCTCCAGGTCGGGCAGAAGGCGCGCATCTGCTCGGCGCTCATGCCCGGCAGCGACTGCCGGATCGAGTCGGCGTACCATGGCCATTGGCCGGGATAGGCGCGGCGGCCGGGGCCGGAAACCGGCGGATCGACCAGCACCAGCCGCCGCACGCCGGCGGGCCGCAAAACGGCGGCGCGCAGGGCGAAGCGGGCACCCATCGAATGGCCGAGCAGGGCGTAACTGTCCAGATTCAGCGCGGCGGCGAAGGCGTTGACGTCCTGTGCGCAGGTCTCTGCGTCATAAGCCAGTTCCGGGCCGCTGGACGACAAACCACGGCCGCGTACGTCGAGCACGTAGACGTCGTATTTTTCCCCCAGCCGCTCGGCGACGAAGCCCCAGGTGATCGCCGGGCTGGTGATGCCGGGGATCAGGAGCAGCGCCGGGCCGCGGCCGCCGTAGCGCAGATAGTGTTGGCGAATGCCGTTGGCGTGAACGTGTGCGCCGTAGAGGAAGGTGCTCATGCGGCGTTCTCCGATTTCAGCGCTTGCGCGTACAGGTCATAGCCGTAGACCCAGGCCGGATCTTCCTGGGTGCGCAGGAAGGTGTTGGCGTTGGACACCGCCTGCACCCTGGATGCGCGCTCCTTGCGGTTGGCTTCATACAGCTGGAAGGCGGTACGGTAGTCACCGAGGCCGGTTTCCTGCAGGCAGCGGGTCAGCATGGCGGCGTCTTCGATCGCCATCGCCGCGCCCTGCGCCATGTGCGGTTTCATCGGGTGGCAGGCGTCGCCGAGCAGCACCAGGCGGCCTTCGCTCCACAGCGGCAGCGGTTTGCGGTTCAGCAATGGCCATTTGGTGACCTGCTCGCTGGATTCGATCAGCGCCTGCACGATCGGGTGGTAGCCGGCAAAGGTCTCGAACATCTCTTCGCGGCTGCTGTCGATGAAGCTGCCCTGGAAATCCCAGGCCGGGTGCGGCACGCCGCTGACGTAGTAATACTCGTCGCGCCGCTGGGTGGTGTAATAGACCATCAGATGGCGATCCGCCGACCACCACTTCACGCAGTCTTCGAACGTCAGATTGTATTTTGCCAGCTTCTCGCCGCGGATCAGCGCGCGATGGGCCACCCAGCCGCTGTAGGTCGGCGCTTCCGCCCCCAGCAGATGTTCGCGGATGCGCGAGTTGATGCCGTCGGCGCCGATCACGATGTCGGCGTGGGCCGAGGTGCCGTCGACGAAGTTCAGCACCACCTCGTCACCGCGATCTTCAATCTTGCTCAGGCATTTGCCGAAGTGCAGGGTGCCGGGCTGCAGCGCGGAGAGCTGCAACGCCTGCAAATCACCGCGGTGCACCGTCACATAGGCGGCGCCGTACTCCCGGCGGGCGAAAGCGCCCAGTTCGATGCGCGACAGGTAGTCGCCGCTTTCGGCGTCGCGGCTGAACCAAAAATCGGGATGAGACGCCATCTGCTCCAACCGCTGCTCAATACCGAGACGGCGGAAAATCTTCAGGACGTTCGGCCCCATGTGAATGCCGGCGCCGAGGCGTGAGAACGCCGGGCTCTGTTCATACAGATCGACGGTAAAGCCGGCTTTTTGCAGCAGCCCGGCGGCGGCGGCGCCCCCCCGCCCGGCGCCGACGACGGCGATGCGTGGTTGTTTGCTCATCATGTTTCCCCTGTCTGTTGGCTTTTTTCAGCGTAGGCCCAACGCGTGGCTGGACGATCGATTTATAGTGTATGCACTAGATAACGCAAAGTTGCAAAAGTGTTAAATCAGATCTTGCTCACGCTAATTGACGGCGAATTACTGTTAAACTCATGTTAATCACAGGATTGCAGAGGGATGAAATAGGACTTTCTTATGATGGACATTCGCGGCTTGCTTTCCTTTGCTTTTTTGACTTAGATAAAAACGAGTGTGTTCACTTTAAATTGCTTGAGAAATAACCGCCGCCTTGCGGGCGTCGGACACCCTTGACGAGACAGGAGACAGGCCATGGCGGTCAATGAAACCCAGTTGGTACAGCTGTTCGAGCAGGTGCTTACGCTGTCGAAGGTCGATGCTTCGCAGAGCGTGGCGATTTTGAAAAGCCATTATTCCGATGCGCGCACGGTGCGTGCCGCGACCGACGCGGCGCTGCGGCTGGGCGCCAGGGTGTATGCCGTTGAGCTGCCGGCGTTCAACCATCCGCGGGCGATGGGCAACGACATGACCGCCTATTGCGGCGACACCGCGCTGACCGGCAACCTGGCGGCGCAGCGTGCGCTGGAGGCCGCCGACCTGATCGTCGATACCATGATGCTGCTGCATTCACCGGAGCAGGAGCAGATCCTGAAAACCGGCACCCGCATCCTGCTGGCGGTGGAGCCGCCGGAGGTACTGGCACGCATGTTGCCCAACGCGGAGGACAAGGCGCGGGTGCTGGCCGCCGCCGCCGTGCTGGAGCAGGCGAAGCTGATGCAGGTGACCTCCAGCGCCGGCAGTGATTTCCGCGCGCCGCTCGGGCAATACCCGACGGTGACCGAGTACGGCTATGCCGATGAACCGGGGCGCTGGGATCACTGGCCGAGCGGCTTCCTGTTCACCTGGCCGAATGAGGAGCAGGCGGAAGGGGTGCTGGTGCTGGAGGTCGGCGATATCTTGCTGCCGTTTAAAAGCTACGCGCGCGAACGCATCACGCTGGAGATCGAACAAGGGTTCGTCACCCGCATTCACGGCGGCTTCGAGGCGGAATACCTGCGCGAATACATGAAATACTTTGACGATCCGGAGGTGTACGGCATCTCGCACATCGGCTGGGGCCTGCAGCCGCGCGCCCAGTGGACGGCGATGGGCCTGCACGACAAGAACGACGGCATGTGCATGGACGCGCGCGCGTTCTACGGCAACTTCCTGTTCTCCACCGGGCCGAACACCGAAGTGGGCGGCACGCGCAAAACGCCTTGCCATATGGACATCGCGCTGCGCCGCTGCGACATCCACCTCGACGGGCAAACGGTGGTGGCGGACGGGGAAGTGGTGGCGCCGGAGGCGTCGCGCGTGCGCCGGGCGTAATCGTTGCTGCCAACGGCGGGGGTTTGTACTATTCTCGTGGATTCCATAGATGGTGAGAGTGACGCAATGACGCCCCCCGAATACCCGTCAGCCGTGAGCGGCCAACCCGAAAATTATCATTTTACCGAGCAAGTCGGGCACCTGCTGCGCAAGGTTTATCAGCGCCATGTGGCGATTTTCCAGCAAAACGTCGGCGATTCGCAGCTGACGGCGGTGCAGTTCATCACCCTGTGCGCGGTGCGCGATATGGGGCCGAGCTCGCTGACCGAGCTGGTGCAGGTGACGGCGGTGGATCAGGCCACCATACGCGGCATCGTCGAGCGGCTGAAGGCGCGCGATCTGATCACCGTGACGCCGGATCCGGTCGATCGGCGCAAGGTGGTGGTCGGCCTGACCGACGCCGGCGCCGTGCTGCTGACGGAAACGGTGCCACAGGCGGCGAAAATCACGGAGCTGACGTTCGGCACGCTCAACCCGGCCGAACGGATAGCGCTGATATTCCTGCTGAATAAAATGCTGGAAGATCCGCCCACCGGCTGATTCGCCCGCGCAACGTCGGTTGCCTGGTGGTCGGTGGCGAGAGGCCAGCCCATAAGACCATCATGTGCAGGCGGAGACGCGAACAATGGCGATATCTGAAGTGCAGTCGCCCAGGGAAGGCGCGAACACCACGCTGACGGAGCATCCGCTGATGCTGTCGGTGAACGGCGAACAGCTTCATGCGCAGGTGATGGCGGATACGCCGCTCTTGCTGGTACTGCGCAACGATCTGGCGCTCAACGGCCCGAAATACGGCTGCGGCCTGGGCGAATGCGGTGCCTGTACCGTGTTGATCGACGGCGTGGCGGCGCGCTCCTGCGTGATCCCGGCGCTCGGCGTGTCCGGCCGGGCGATCGTGACCCTGGAAGGCCTTGGCGATCGCCAGCGCCTGCATCCGGTGCAGCGTGCCTTTATCGAAGAGCAGGCGGCGCAATGCGGCTACTGCCTCAATGGCATGATCATGACCACCAAAGCCCTGTTGGATCGCAATCCCGCCCCAAGCGAGGCGGAGATCCGTCAGGCGCTGTCCGGTAACCTGTGCCGCTGCGGCACCCATCTCGAAATCCTGCGTGCGGTTCAGCGCGCCATCATTCTCTGCCGCGATGAGGACGCCCACGCCCATGACTGATTCCCGTCCCTCATCGCCGATCCAGGCCGAATTGTTGCAGCGCGACGGTGTGCTGCTGATCGTCGACAGCGTGCAACCGCCGTCGGGGCCGGTGCCCAAAGGGCAAGTTCCGGTGCTGAAGCCCAAGGAGCAAGGGCTGTTTATCGCCCTGTGCGGCAGCGGCGAAATCTATGCCTTTAACGGCCATGTCGATCTCGGCACCGGCGTGCGCACCGCGCTCGGCCAGATTGTCGCCGAAGAGCTGTACCTGCGCATGGATCAGGTGCAAATGGTGTTGGGCGATACCGAGCGCGCGCCGAATCAGGGCGCGACCATCGCCAGCGCCACGCTGCAGATCTCCGCCGTGCCGCTGCGCAACGCCGCCGCCGAAGCACGCCGTTGGCTGTTGCGCCAGGCGGCGCAGCGCTTCGATGCACCGGTGGAACAGCTGACGCTGGAGGAGGGCGTGATCCGCAGCCCGCAGGGGCAGGCGCTCAGCTACGCCGAGCTGGTGGCCGGCGGTCATGTCGAGCTGTCGATTTCCGGCGACGCGCCGCTGAAACCGCAGGCGGAGTATCGCCTGGTGGGCACCAGCGCCGCGCGCGTCGATATTCCGGCCAAGGCGACCGGCGAAACCACCTATGTACACGATATGCGCCTGCCGAACATGCTGCACGGCCGGGTGGTGCGGCCGCCCTATGCCGGGTACGACAGCGGCGAATTTGTCGGCACCAGCCTGCTGGCGGTGGATGAAACCTCGATCGCGCATATTCCCAGCATCGTCAAACTGGTGGTGATCGGCGATTTCATCGGCATTGTCGCCGAGCGCGAAGAGCAGGCGATCAAGGCGGCGCAGGCGCTGCAGGTCAGTTGGAAAGACTGGCGGCGTAATTTGCCGCAGATGACCGACGTGGCGCAGGCGCTGCGCGACAACCCGCATTCGACCCGGGTGGTGCACGATACCGGCGATGTGGACGCGGCGCTGGCGGCGGCCGACAGGCGTTTCACCCGCAGCTACCTGTGGCCGTATCAGCTGCATGCCTCGATTGGCCCTTCCTGCGCGCTGGCGGACTACCGGCCGGAGCGTCTGCAGGTCTGGTCAGGCAGCCAGAACCCGCACATGCTGCGCGCCGATCTGGCCTGGCTGCTGGAATACCCGGAAGCGCAGATCGAGATCGTTCGCATGGAGGCGGCCGGTTGCTATGGCCGCAATTGCGCCGATGACGTCTGCGCCGACGCGGCGCTGCTGTCGCGCGCGGTGGGCAGGCCGGTGCGGGTGCAGCTGACCCGCGAACAAGAACATGTGTGGGAACCGAAGGGCACGGCACAGCTGATGGAGGTGGACGGCGGGCTGGACGCCGCCGGGCACCCGGTCGCCTACGACTTTCGCACCTATTATCCTTCCAACGGCGCGCCGACGCTGGCGCTGCTGCTGACCGGCCGGGTCGAGCCGCTGCCGGTAGCCTATGAAATGGGCGACCGTACCTCGGTGCCGCCTTATGAGTATCCGGCGCTGCGCGTCAGCATCGAGGACATGGCGCCGATCGTGCGCGCCTCCTGGATGCGCGGCGTTTCCGCTTTGCCGAACACCTTCGCCCACGAATCTTATATCGATGAGCTGGCCCACGCCGCCGGCGTCGATCCGCTGGAATACCGGTTGCGCTATATCCATGACGAACGCGCCAGTGAGCTGATGCGCAGCACCGCAGAGCGCGCCGGCTGGACGCCGCATACCGAACCGATGCAGACCCCGGCGGAAGACGGCGTGCTGCGCGGGCGCGGCTTTGCCTACGCCCGTTACATCCACAGCAAGTTTCCCGGCTTTGGCGCGGCCTGGGCCGCCTGGGTGGCCGACGTGGCGATCGACAAAGCCAGCGGCGAAGTGGCGGTGACGCGCATCGTGGTTGGCCACGACGCGGGCATGATGGTCAACCCGGACGGCGTGCGCCACCAAATTCACGGCAACGTGTTGCAATCGACCAGCCGGGTGTTGAAAGAGCGCGTGACCTTTGAGGAATCGACGGTCTCCGCCAAAGAATGGGGGGCTTACCCGATCCTGACCTTCCCGGAGGTGCCGGAGGTGGACGTGGTGATGATGCCGCGCCCTTACGATCCGCCGCTGGGCGCCGGGGAGTCGGCGTCGGTGCCCAGCGCGGCGGCCATCGCCAACGCGGTGTTCGACGCCACCGGCATTCGTTTTCGCGAGCTGCCGATCACCTCGGATAAGCTGCGAGAGGCGCTGAACGGACCGGACGCCGAGCGGCAGGCCGCACCGCCCAAGAAAAAGAAGCGCGGCAAATGGTGGTTCGGCGGTGCGGCGGGGCTGTTCGGCGCGGTGCTGGGCATCGCGGGCAGCGCCTTGCCGTGGCGGACGGAGATCGCGCCGGTGGCGACGCCCGGCGCCGGCACCTGGTCGGCCGCCACCCTGGAGCGCGGCCGCCAGTTGGCCGCCGCCGGAGACTGCGCGGTTTGCCATACCGCGTCGGAAGGGGCGACCAACGCCGGCGGGCTGGCGATGGCGACGCCGTTCGGCACGCTCTACAGCACCAACATTACCCCGGACGTGGCAACCGGCATCGGCAACTGGTCATTTACCGCGTTCGATCGGGCGATGCGCCAGGGCATCGCCCGCGACGGCCGTCATCTGTATCCGGCATTTCCTTACACCGCATTCAGCAAGATGACCGACGGTGACATGCAGGCGCTGTACGCTTATCTGATGTCGCAACCGGCGGTGCGACAGAGCAATCCGGCCAATCAGATGCGCTTCCCGTTTAACCTGCGGCCGCTGATGGCCGGCTGGAACGCGCTGTTTCTGCGCCAGGGAGAATATCAACCCGATCCGCAACAAAGCGCGCAATGGAACCGCGGCGCTTATCTGGTCAACGGGCTCGGCCACTGCGCCGCCTGCCATTCGCCGCGCAATCTGCTGGGGGCGGAAAAGGGCGGCGCGGCTTTCCTGGCGGGGGGGATGGTGGACGGATGGGAAACACCGGCGCTGAATCAATTGGCCAATGCGGACAAACCCTGGACCGAGGAACAGCTGTTTCAGTACTTCCGCAGCGGGCATTCCGCCGAGCACGGCGTGGCGGCCGGGCCGATGGGGCCGGTGGTCAGTGAACTGGCGACGTTGCCGGAGAGTGATTTGCGGGCGATGGCCAACTATGTGATGTCGCTGAGCACCAAGGCGACGCTGAATGTGGAACCGCAGGTGCAGTTGGCGGCCCGCGCATTGCCGGCGGCGGGGCAACTGGCCGGCGAGCGGCTGTTTCAGGGCGCTTGCCAGGCCTGCCACAGCGCCGCCGCCGGGGGGCCGCAGCTGTTCGGCGTCAGCCCGGATCTGGCCAATAACACCAATATCTTCAGCGATCGCCCCGATAACCTGATCAAGGTGATCCTGCAAGGGATCCCCCAACCGGCCACCGCTGAATTGGGGTTTATGCCGGGCTTTAAGGACAGTTTTTCCGATCGGCAGGTGACGGCGCTGGTGAATTATCTGCGCCAACGCTATGCCGGCGACAAACCGGCCTGGCGCGACGTGGAGGCGCAGGTGGCGCGGCTGCGCGCGGAGCCGGGGAATCATTAACATTGTAAATTGTTACATTGGGTTATTGACTGGCGACGTTCATTCGGGGATTAATGTGAGCCTGATTTTTACCTTACCTATAAAAAACAGGATGTTAACATGGCATTAACCACGCACAAAATGGAAAGCGGCCTGGCCGTAACAGTTCGTTTACCTGATAACCCGGCCAAGGTTCCGGCGATTATTCTGTGTCACGGCTTCTGCGGCATTCAGGAGCTGTTGCTGCCGGCCTTTGCCGAGGCCTTCGTCAACGCCGGTTTTGCGGCGGTGACGTTTGACTATCGCGGCTTCGGCGCCAGCGAGGGTGAACGCGGGCGGCTGGTACCGGCGCTGCAGATTGAGGATATCCTGGCGGTGAGCCGGTGGGTGCAAACGCAGCCGCAGATCGACAGCGAGCGCATCGGCCTGTGGGGCACGTCGTTTGGCGGCTGCCACGTGTTCGGCGCTGCCGCGGCCGATCCGGCCATCAAGTGCGTCGTTAGCCAGTTGGCTTTCGCCGACGGGGAAACCATCGTGACGGGGAAAATGGCCGCCGACGAAAAACAGGCGTTCATCGCCACGCTGGACAAAATGGCGGAGAAGAAGCAGGCCACCGGCAAAGAGATGTTTGTCGCCGTCACCCGGGTGTTGAGCGATGACGAGTCGAAGGCGTTCTTCGAGGAGAACAAGGCGCGTTACCCGGCGATGGACATCAAGATCCCGTTCCTGACCGTGCGCGAAACGCTGCGCTATCAGCCGCGTGACAATGCGGCGCGAGTCACATGCCCGGCGCTGGTGGTGGTGGCGGGCGGCGATACCGTCAATCCGCCGGAGCAGGGCATCGCGCTGTATGAGGCAGTAGGCAGCGCGAAGAAGGCGCTGCATGTCGAGCAGAATGCGAAGCACTATGACATGTACGCCGGCCCGCATTTCGCCGGCATCATCGGGCGTCAGATCGCCTGGTTCAACGATCACCTGTAAGACCGTCTCCCCCCTGGCGCAGGAATGCCACCAGCCGCTGCGCCGGCAGCGGCAGCTGCGCCCGTTCACGTACCACAATCGACAGGTTCCGGGTCGCCCAGTCGTCCGTGAGCGGCAGAGCGCCATGCCGGATCTCCGGATGGCGTTGGGCGCTCTCTTCCGGCACCACCGCCAGCCCGGCGCCGCGCAGCACCATGCGGCAGATGGCGTCGAAATTAGCGGCGCGCGCCCGTAGCCGCATCGGGCCGCCGCTGCGTATCGCCAGCTGCTCCAGATGCTGTTGCAGCGCGCTCTGTTCCGGCAGGCCGATGAAATCAAAAGGCAGGGCATCCGCAAAGCTGAGTGGGCGGCGGCCGCTGAGCGCATGCCCCGGCGGCAGCGCCAGCACCAGACGATCCTGCCGGAAGGGGTAGCTTGCCAGCCCGCGCAGATCGGCGTGATCCGCCACGATGCCGATATCCGCCGCCCGTTCGGCGATCGCCTGCGCGATGGCCGGGCTGGGCAGCTCCTCCAGTGCGATGTCAGTGTGCGGGTGCAGCACCAGAAAATCCGCCAACAGCTCCGGCAAAAAGGCGTCGGCGGCGACGGTATTGGCGACGATGCGCAGCTGGCTGCGCTGGCCCGGCGCAAACTCGGCCATGTCACCGCGCAGCAGGTCGCGCTGCTGCAGCAGCACGCGCGCGTGTTGCAACAGGCGCTCACCGGCGGGCGTCGCCTGGACGCCGCGTGGATTGCGCGTCAGCAGCGCCACGCCGGCCTGTTGCTCCAGCCCGCGCATGCGTGCGCTGGCGGCGGCCAGCGACAGCGCGACGCGCTCGGCGCCGGCGGTGATGCTGCCGGTCTCAAGCACCGCCGCCAACAGTCGCAGATCGATAAAGTCAAAATGCATGCGTTCTTCCTCTGTTTTTGCCGCAGGCAGGCTCTGCCATTGCCGCATTGTGCCGCGCCGTGCCGCCGGCCACAATCGGGCCGTTGATTGCCATAAGGATAGACGTATGCCGCTGACGTTACTCGAGATTATCGCCCTGACGGGCATTTTTACGCTGGCCGGCACGGTCAAGGGAGCGATCGGCCTGGGCTTGCCGACGGTGTCGATGGGGCTGCTCAGCCTGATGATGCCGCCGGGACAGGCCGCCGCGCTGCTGCTGTTGCCTTCGCTGGTCACCAATCTGTGGCAGTTGCTGTGCGGGCCGCGACTGGGGCCGCTGTGCCGCCGGCTCTGGCCGATGATGCTGTGCGTCACGCTGGGCACGTTGCTGAGCGCCGGCGCGCTCACCGCTACCGACGGCCGCCTGGCGCCGCTGGCGCTGGGCGTTTGCCTGATCGGCTATGCGCTGTTGGGATTCACCCGTTTCGATTGGCGCGTTTCCGCCACGGCGGAGCCTTGGCTGGGGCCGCTGTGCGGCCTGGTGACCGGTGCGCTGACCGGCGCCACCGGCGTATTCGTCATACCGGCGGTGCCCTATCTGAACGCATTGGGCCTGGCGCGTGACGATCTGGTGCAGGCGCTGGGGCTGTCGTTCACCGTCTCGACGCTGGCGCTGGCCGCCGGATTAGCCTGGCATCAAGCGCTGCCCGGCGCGCTGCTCGGTGGTTCGCTGTTGGCGCTGTTGCCGGCGTTGGCCGGCATGTGGCTGGGCGGTATCGTACGTCGTCACAGCAGTCCGCTGATTTTTCGTCGCCTTTTCTTTATTGGGTTATTAATCTTGGGCGTTGAGATTGTTTGGCGTTCAATTAATTAAATCGATAGCACTTATGTGTAATTAGGTCAGGTATATTATTCTGTATTTTATTCTAATATGATTATTTCCAGCATTGAGAATACACTTTCAGTCATTCTTGTCAAAAAACAGCCCTTGTGGCAGCGGTTACGGAGCCAGTGGTTTCTGGGGGAATGGCAGCTCTACAGGAAATGGGTATGGCGGCAATGGCACTGGACCGAGAGAGGCCAGAGAATCCGGAACCAAACGCTAATTAACCGCTGCAATCCTAGCGCAGAAGTAAAATTCTGTGCTTTTATGGGGGATATGATGAGTAAATATGTTGTTTTTATAAAGAGTGATGAATCAAGGGTGCTGAGAAAGGAAGTGGTTACACGAGAAATAATTAAAGATATGAAGCAAAAGGGGTTCAGAAAGCATCATGTTGAAGTAGACGCTGAGAACGAGAATGATGCCATTAACAAACTAAATAAGAACAGCAATGACTATTTGGACTCATTGAGAAACTTTTCCGGTGATTTATTGCTCTGTTCTATTTTTATCATTACTATGGTCATGGTTTATTTATTCAGATGAGCCATAATCCAGTTTTGAATCATTCAATTTTTTATACTATACGATTGCCCGCTAACCCCCCAATAAGGCTCAGGCCTGCGGTCCACCTCAAATGGTCTCCTGCATGCCGGAGAGGATGCCTTTGCCGATTTTGCTCTCCCGTTCTTTATACCCGCCGTGGGCGATGACCCTGCCTTTGCCGTGCGTGAGGTCGCAGCGCTTGCACGCTTTCAACACCCGTTGTTTCACTCGATAGCGGCGTCGCCCTGGCCGTAGAGGCGGCAAAAAAGTGGTGCAGGCAATGAACGGTGCTGGGGCCAGGCTATTTTTTCTGCCCGCTCCGGTTTTCAATTTACGGCGCGGCGTATTGCGCGATATTCTGGTTTTCTGATGGGCTAACGGCGGATGAGGGAACCATGACAGACAGCCAGGCGTTTGAACAACAAAGCCTCGACAATCTGCTGAGCTATTGGCGGCGCCATCGCCGCCTGCCGGGCGCGCGCTATCCGGCCGGGCCGACCGACAGCCTGTGCGACGTGCCGGGCGTCAGCGTCGGGCATCACACCCTGACCGATGGCGAATGCCAGACCGGCGTCACCGCTATCGTGCCGCCGGGCGATCTGTTCAACCAGCCGCTGCCGTGCGGCAGCGCGGTGCTCAACGGCTTCGCCAAGCCGCTGGGATTGGTGCAATTGAATGAGCTGGGGGAGTTGCAGACGCCTATTCTGCTGAGCAACACCTTCGCCGTCGGCACGCTGTTCAACGCCATGGTGCGGCGCAGCTGCCTGCGCTACCCGCAGATCGGCCGCGGCAGCGCCACCATCAATCCGCTGGTGCTGGAGTGTAACGACGGCTACCTCAACGATATTCAGGCGATGGCGGTGCGCGAGGAGCACGTCTTCAGCGCGCTGGATAACCATTCCACCCGCTTTGCGCGCGGCAGCGTCGGCGCCGGGCGCGGCATGAGTAGCTTCGGCCTGAAGGGCGGCATCGGCACCGCCTCGCGCTATTGCCCGGGATTAGGCACCATGCTCGGCGTGCTGGTGCTGGCCAACTTCGGCACCCTCGACTCGCTGACGCTGAGCGGCGTGCGCGTTGGCCCGGCGCTGGGTAAGCTGTTGGCGGATCCGCCGCCGCAGGTGGACGCCGGCTCGGTCATTATCATCATCGCCTGCGATCGGGCGCTGGACAGTCGCCAGCTGAACCGCATCGCCCGCCGAGCGGGTGCGGGCCTGGGGCGGGTGGGTAGCCATTGGGGGCACGGCTCCGGCGATATCGCGCTGGCGTTTTCCACCCGGTTGCTGGGGGCCACGCTGCCGGACGAACGGCTGGAGCCGCTGTTTGCAGCGGCGGCGGACGCCACCGAATACGCGGTGCTGGATGCGTTGCTGAGCGCCGAGGGCGTCAGCGGTTTCCAGCAGCATGCGCGCGCAGCGCTGGGCCCGCTGCTCGATCGGCTGGCGGCGGCAACGTAAATAACGGGAGTGTGATGTGAAAGTCTTTATCTCTGCGGATATCGAAGGCATTGCCGGCGTGATGCGGCCGGAGCAGTGCAACCCGGCCCACGCCGACTATGCGGCGGCGCGCGAGCTGATGGAGCAGGAGGTTAACGCCGCCATCGATGGCGCTTTCGCTGGCGGGGCCACCGAGGTGACGGTGGCCGACAGCCACGCCAT is part of the Serratia marcescens genome and encodes:
- a CDS encoding alpha/beta hydrolase, which translates into the protein MSTFLYGAHVHANGIRQHYLRYGGRGPALLLIPGITSPAITWGFVAERLGEKYDVYVLDVRGRGLSSSGPELAYDAETCAQDVNAFAAALNLDSYALLGHSMGARFALRAAVLRPAGVRRLVLVDPPVSGPGRRAYPGQWPWYADSIRQSLPGMSAEQMRAFCPTWSEEQRRLRAEWLHTCYEPAIQRAYDDFHQVDSHRDYPLLTLPTLLIAAGKGGVIQPEDRAEIRALQPEIAIVEVENAGHMIPWDDFDGFFRALGDFLD
- a CDS encoding FAD-dependent monooxygenase encodes the protein MMSKQPRIAVVGAGRGGAAAAGLLQKAGFTVDLYEQSPAFSRLGAGIHMGPNVLKIFRRLGIEQRLEQMASHPDFWFSRDAESGDYLSRIELGAFARREYGAAYVTVHRGDLQALQLSALQPGTLHFGKCLSKIEDRGDEVVLNFVDGTSAHADIVIGADGINSRIREHLLGAEAPTYSGWVAHRALIRGEKLAKYNLTFEDCVKWWSADRHLMVYYTTQRRDEYYYVSGVPHPAWDFQGSFIDSSREEMFETFAGYHPIVQALIESSEQVTKWPLLNRKPLPLWSEGRLVLLGDACHPMKPHMAQGAAMAIEDAAMLTRCLQETGLGDYRTAFQLYEANRKERASRVQAVSNANTFLRTQEDPAWVYGYDLYAQALKSENAA
- a CDS encoding 2,5-dihydroxypyridine 5,6-dioxygenase translates to MAVNETQLVQLFEQVLTLSKVDASQSVAILKSHYSDARTVRAATDAALRLGARVYAVELPAFNHPRAMGNDMTAYCGDTALTGNLAAQRALEAADLIVDTMMLLHSPEQEQILKTGTRILLAVEPPEVLARMLPNAEDKARVLAAAAVLEQAKLMQVTSSAGSDFRAPLGQYPTVTEYGYADEPGRWDHWPSGFLFTWPNEEQAEGVLVLEVGDILLPFKSYARERITLEIEQGFVTRIHGGFEAEYLREYMKYFDDPEVYGISHIGWGLQPRAQWTAMGLHDKNDGMCMDARAFYGNFLFSTGPNTEVGGTRKTPCHMDIALRRCDIHLDGQTVVADGEVVAPEASRVRRA
- a CDS encoding MarR family winged helix-turn-helix transcriptional regulator, with the translated sequence MTPPEYPSAVSGQPENYHFTEQVGHLLRKVYQRHVAIFQQNVGDSQLTAVQFITLCAVRDMGPSSLTELVQVTAVDQATIRGIVERLKARDLITVTPDPVDRRKVVVGLTDAGAVLLTETVPQAAKITELTFGTLNPAERIALIFLLNKMLEDPPTG
- a CDS encoding (2Fe-2S)-binding protein → MAISEVQSPREGANTTLTEHPLMLSVNGEQLHAQVMADTPLLLVLRNDLALNGPKYGCGLGECGACTVLIDGVAARSCVIPALGVSGRAIVTLEGLGDRQRLHPVQRAFIEEQAAQCGYCLNGMIMTTKALLDRNPAPSEAEIRQALSGNLCRCGTHLEILRAVQRAIILCRDEDAHAHD
- a CDS encoding molybdopterin cofactor-binding domain-containing protein is translated as MTDSRPSSPIQAELLQRDGVLLIVDSVQPPSGPVPKGQVPVLKPKEQGLFIALCGSGEIYAFNGHVDLGTGVRTALGQIVAEELYLRMDQVQMVLGDTERAPNQGATIASATLQISAVPLRNAAAEARRWLLRQAAQRFDAPVEQLTLEEGVIRSPQGQALSYAELVAGGHVELSISGDAPLKPQAEYRLVGTSAARVDIPAKATGETTYVHDMRLPNMLHGRVVRPPYAGYDSGEFVGTSLLAVDETSIAHIPSIVKLVVIGDFIGIVAEREEQAIKAAQALQVSWKDWRRNLPQMTDVAQALRDNPHSTRVVHDTGDVDAALAAADRRFTRSYLWPYQLHASIGPSCALADYRPERLQVWSGSQNPHMLRADLAWLLEYPEAQIEIVRMEAAGCYGRNCADDVCADAALLSRAVGRPVRVQLTREQEHVWEPKGTAQLMEVDGGLDAAGHPVAYDFRTYYPSNGAPTLALLLTGRVEPLPVAYEMGDRTSVPPYEYPALRVSIEDMAPIVRASWMRGVSALPNTFAHESYIDELAHAAGVDPLEYRLRYIHDERASELMRSTAERAGWTPHTEPMQTPAEDGVLRGRGFAYARYIHSKFPGFGAAWAAWVADVAIDKASGEVAVTRIVVGHDAGMMVNPDGVRHQIHGNVLQSTSRVLKERVTFEESTVSAKEWGAYPILTFPEVPEVDVVMMPRPYDPPLGAGESASVPSAAAIANAVFDATGIRFRELPITSDKLREALNGPDAERQAAPPKKKKRGKWWFGGAAGLFGAVLGIAGSALPWRTEIAPVATPGAGTWSAATLERGRQLAAAGDCAVCHTASEGATNAGGLAMATPFGTLYSTNITPDVATGIGNWSFTAFDRAMRQGIARDGRHLYPAFPYTAFSKMTDGDMQALYAYLMSQPAVRQSNPANQMRFPFNLRPLMAGWNALFLRQGEYQPDPQQSAQWNRGAYLVNGLGHCAACHSPRNLLGAEKGGAAFLAGGMVDGWETPALNQLANADKPWTEEQLFQYFRSGHSAEHGVAAGPMGPVVSELATLPESDLRAMANYVMSLSTKATLNVEPQVQLAARALPAAGQLAGERLFQGACQACHSAAAGGPQLFGVSPDLANNTNIFSDRPDNLIKVILQGIPQPATAELGFMPGFKDSFSDRQVTALVNYLRQRYAGDKPAWRDVEAQVARLRAEPGNH